The Schistocerca gregaria isolate iqSchGreg1 chromosome 2, iqSchGreg1.2, whole genome shotgun sequence genome contains the following window.
TAGTGGAGACCATGGCCAGCTGATATAGACTCAACTGCCACATAGAAATGTCCACATATAATAGAACTTGTACTGTATTGCAATGTTAATTCATCACCTGAACAGTttacatttgacaacaaatgaAGTCACGTTGCCTCTATCACTTTACAAAGTGATCTGCTGCATGACAGTATTATCATTTTGTCAGTGACAGCAAGCACTTTCCTCTTTATGTTACCTTTGACTGTCTTCTGTGGGTATATACACTCTCTTGTTTGTTCCATAATTGTTACTGGCTTTTCAGAGGGTTTAGTTGTGGGAGCACTTCTTTTCTTCTTATGTACAGTGTGAGGCACCAAACTTTTTCACTTCAAATTACTTTTGACCCATTAAAGACATTTGTAAACTTATTTTCACCTAGAAGAACAATGACGAGGGACTCATGAAACAAACGACAGTGTGTTCATATAAATTGATTAACAACCAATATACAGGCATTAACTTTTTCCTCcatggactttccactgtttaaaaagaaattaaagagtAAAAATCCATTGAATATAGTGATTTGTGTGCTGTTATTGCAGTCACTGACTTAGAAAGAACACAGTTTGTGCAACTGTGttcaagacaaaaaaaaatatCATCATCAATAACAATGCAGCACAGGGCAAAGGAAATCTGtaaaactaactgttcaaaatttctgaaaatgaataTTGATCAGTACTTAAACTAGGAGTAATATATTATATATCTTTGACAGTATAATGCAATTgaatagatttaaaaaaatgtactcaccaagcagtggcaggagaatacacataaaaaaaaggtttcacTTTCCAAGCTTTCGGAAccagtgactccttcttctggcagaaggtttgaagggaaggaagaggggtgaaggaaaaggacttgagAGGTTTAGAAAGAGGCAtatagttcagaaaagtcacccagaacccaggtcaggggagacttaccagattggataagaagggggggggggggggggagttaaacaCAAAGTGAATctcttcattgcacaaaaatgtggtTGTAAGGATAATGCTTGGTGTCCATTCTTGAGCTTAATGTaggcaactgttttttttttaatatgtatacTAATAACAGGCTGACAGTTACGAAATTTGTTGTGGAAAATTAAGTGTTATTTGAAAGTAATAGCAGTACAGAAGTATAAAAGTAGGAATAGAAACAGCCACCACTGtttgctaaggaatgaaataagtgattaaaatatTTGACCACAACTCTCGCAAATTAGAAAAATTATTTCTACTGGGTAACTCTTTCTACTACATATAGATAAATTTCTAAATAGACAGTATGCACATTGTTGGGTTACGTTTACCAGATGTTGTTGTAGATTATGATTATAACAAACAAATATGGCTACATAAATGACCACCATGTAGCAGTGTTTCCACTGAGAAAAATTATCTTGTTTGTGAACATATTGATACAATCCAACTAAATGGACCTCTTCAAtggtttaaatgtattatttttattgcccttccagaTTTCTTTATTAAGGTAGCTACTTTCAAATGATGCTAACTAGTTTCTGTTTGCAGATAATGAACATGGTGGCAGGCAGATAGTGGTGCGAAGCTGCATAGTAGACACGTCTTTGATGAAGACCTGTGACATTGCTGGAAAAATGAATCTACCATCAAATGCTGAAGTTACATTTTGTGATAGTTGCCCAAATGATCTCTGCAACAATGGCAACCACCTTGCTGTCTCTTTCCTGACATTGTTGCTTCCTTGCATTATTACTCTCATCCTTTCACCCATTCATTAAAATGATGTTGCTTGCACCACACATACTACATAATTATCCTAGTTTATACTTCAGACAAATACAATATGTCTGAAATACATGTTTATAGCTGTACAGTCCTTTAAATATAGACTAAAGCAACTATGCAACTATGTGATTTTCAGTGTGAAGTGACCTTGTGAAGAAAGTCCTTATGAAAGTCAGTTATTAATATGTCAACTGACAAATCTATAAGAAACTGCTGTATGGTTGTTTCTTAGTAATAAATTTACATAGTATTATTATGTGCTTCTGTTCATGTTTGTCCTGTAGATACTACTGCTGACACTCCTTTCCATCGTAACTTCTCGATGGAGATTCTGATtcttgcacctcacactgaaataatCCATTGTGTAGCTAGGTGCTTATTTGTGGAGCATTTGTGAATTATTTCACTTTCAACTAAGTTGAATGCCGATGTAGGACATGATATCTTCTTATTTCAACAGTGCCAGTCATTTAGAAACTTCACTACTTGGAGCACATACTTGCAATACATGAAACAGTATGTTGATGATTAATACATGTACTTACTTTTATGTAAATTTTTATAAAGTGTGACATTAATGTAGGTTTGTGTAAGAGCAGgttaatttatgatattttaatTGAATTTTAAGTACTGTATTGTAATGCTTGTGGGTATAAATCTGATAGTTGTAGAAAGGTGTAATTTCAAATTGAGATGcttcaaataaaaatttgtaaatgaaGTTTTGATGAAACTTTATTGAATTCTCACTGCCTTGGCAGTGGTTAACCATCATGATACCACTCGCTAATTTTTCCCTATGCCTGAATATGCTCTAATTAATAACCACCTTTCCAAACTTAAATTGTTTgtgaaaaattacaaattaatggcTGCAATGAAACAAATGAGTGACTATAACAATGTAAAGTAACTATCACTCAATGTGGGGGTGCGACTAATAAAAAGTGAGAGATCTCTCACTGCTTGTGTTGTTCGAGTTTAGTGTTTAGTTTTTGGTGTTTATCAGGAATGATAGGGTATGTTGGATGTGTGAACAGTGTCAgacattgagtgatcactgtgaaggagatAGATATTGTGCAGTTGTGATAGAGCATTATCAGCTCCTGACAGAGTTTTAAAAAGGTCTCACTGTGGGTGTACATTTGGCCAGCTTATCAAATTGTGCAGTATCCCAATTTGTGGTGTATTTGGATTTGACTGTGGCCCAATATTAGGCTACATGGCAATGTGAGGGCAGGTATACTTGTCATCAAGATTCTGGTTAACCATGtcagaccaccacaagggaggaactCCATGCTGTACACCAAGCACATCTTAAGTGCTACACATCTAATGCCTGCACCCTCAGGTGTTACCTTTCATGCTGCACTACTGTGGTGTTTTTATTTAACAGATCAATGTGGTTCCATGCAAGGCACATATCTCTTTGAACTGTGTGCATAATGTTGAGATAGTCCTATGGCCAGCAACATCACCAGATCTGttgccgatagaacatgtgtgagagCAGCTAGACTGTCAGCTCTATCATATAAAGAACCAGTTTCAACTGCAATGGACCAGAtggtctcaggagaggatacaattgaTTTATGAGACACACCACAAACAAATTTGTGTGTGCATGCAGGCCAAAGGGGGTGCAAAGACATATTAATAAGTGGTcccatactgccaaattctttataAATTAGACTCAatcttgtaatcactgaaataacatttcaTGCTCTTTCAACctatgaaatttcattttgtttcctccttcctTCTCTGTGCTTCACTTCCTTGGTCCTGCAGTATATAAGATAAGTGAAAGAGGCAGCCCAAGAAAATTTTTGCAGATTGCGATACCCTACTAACAGCGAGACCACTCAATAGAGAAGCAACCAACTATCATTCATTCATAATGTTACACAGAGCCCATCATGGGAATCTTCACAAATTTGGAATGAGTCAAGATGCACATAAacaaaaaataaggaaataatagAAATTTAATCTGTACACTATACTGCGAGCAAACTATCACTAAACTGTTAAATATTATTCATGCTTATTACAACTAAATTTAATTGGgtaaattacaaagaaagttgCTACCTGCTTCCTCAGTTATACTATGTAGCTGCTCTCATTTTCATGCTACTGGTACTTTAATGTTAAATCACTACAGTTATATTTTTCAAGGAACATGAGTGCTATTTACAGTACGTTAGTACTTGTCTTGTGGCTTTACAAAGAACCTTACTACTTGCCAAGTGACTAAGAGATCTTTTCAATCCCTGAATCTAGATATTTCAATAATATTTAGAAAGAGTGACAAGTGTGCAGCGTGGCAATTCTTCTGGAATACTTGGAAAATTTGGAATTATCAGGAAATTACATTTTACTTGGAAAACATATGGAAATCTCAGGAATTtcacaaaataaatacattgaaTAAGACACCAGATTACAAGAACAGTAAATGTCATAACATCAGGTATTAAATTCCCTGAGAAACTTGGAAGTGAACGTGCTAAACAACATAGGCTCTGACGCCACTGAGAAGTGGGGTGCCTCACAATAGCCCATCTGAGCAAGTCAGGTTAGCTGTCTCTAAAACAAGCGTAAAATACAGTTTCAAAAATAAGAGGAAAGTTATACATGATCATGCAATGGTGATATGTCAACTCCAGTTCCTTGCAGGTTAAGTAAAGGGATCTATGTCTCACAATGATAATGCAAGAAATGGGAACAGGTATGTATACGTAAGGACAGTCTCATAGAACACTTCCCATGTGTAAGGCAAGTAATGGCTACTGGTAGTTACTGATGAGTGGTCACAAGCAAGTGGTGAAACTCAAAAGCTAGCCAAGAAGGCCATcagttacatttattaaatttgtaaACCACCAAATACATTAATAAATAGACATAGCAAGATGAAGGTAGTTACAGTCAAGTAGTCAAATTCAAAACCTGAACATGAAGGCTGTCAGTAACACTTGTTAAATTTATATGTGACACAGTACATCAACAAATACATATATCCAGAAGAAGGCATTAAAAGAACGACTAATAAATGCACCAGACTTTCCACGTGGGAGACTGACCTCACCCGAAATGAGATAACAGGTTACAGTCACAATAGTGACAGCTTGGCACCAGAAAGGTTCACTCAGCAAATTAACAGGGTAACAAGCACACTCTAGGAAAACAAACAGCTGGGTATGCACAGGCATAATTGCTTGATATGAAAACAGCACTGGAAAAGACACTGCATGACAGTTGAATTCTAGTGAATCATTCCAAAACTTGCTAATCCAGTGTCGTTCATGGAGACTCATCAGGAGACCGCTTCTGCCATCAAAATGTCAAGTGCTGTAGCCCTTGAAACTGTGTGCCCATTGCAGAATGTGTCCCTCAGGCCACAACAGTCCACATGATGCTCACAGACGTCTCCCAGCTTCATGTCACCGCACTAGACTGATTTTTAATGTGCTCTCTTCCAACACACCTCGTCTGCTTGACAGACCAGCACAGTCATGACCTCAGAACTCTGTGAACAGCCAATATGCCCCCATGACACATTTCAGTGACTGGGCACATCGAATCACTTTCTTCCTGCCACCACAACCTCACTACTTGCCACTTCGACTCCAACAGGGTGTCTACCAGAGCCTCGATTTACCACGTGCAAAGTTATGTTCAttcacaatcctgatgcaatttatcaACTTACAATGGAGCTATGCCCTACGTAGTCGATGAACAGAAGCACCATTGGATGCTCAGCATGGGTGAATTGCGTGAACCCCCTGCATTCATCAGAGTAAGGTTTGGCAACCTTACACGCCCAACAATGACGTACCATTTTCCTTATGTCTTTATACAATAATGACTATAGATCATTTTTTATATACCCAGATGCCCTCCCATGACTAATTTGTGATAGTATTAGATTACAGTTGGCACCAGTACCTTGGGAGGTAAACTGTCCGTCTTTCCTTGTGCAAAAAAGACAGTCCCCCATTTTAACTTGTAGCCTGGGATGCCTTCACCTGATTCCAGATGGCGCTTGATAAGCTCCAACTCCAAATCCCAATCCTGCTGTTGGCATAGCCGGACATCCTATTAAGCACTGCACTAGcaacctctccccctcctccactgGGTCCTTGGGGGAAGGACACTCATTCTCTTCCTTGAACATTCAACTGATGGTGTCGACCACCATATTCTCCCATTCTCTTCTATGCCTGATGGAAAATTTGAAGGTGGATATCTGCAATGCTCAGCAGGCCATGTACCCAGTTTTATGGTGTCAGTACCCAAGTGAGGGACTGGTCACCCGTTTCAATCACAAATTTGGAATGTtccaaataaaacttaaattgctcaGAATGGTTCAGGCCTTGAGTTCATACACTGAATATATACATTCATCAGGAGTCAATGAACAGGATGCAAACGCCACTGGCCTGCTTTCCCCACCCTTCTCCTGCAATAATACTACCACAACACTTGAGCTGGAACCATCCATTTTTAATATCAAAGAAAGGCTGAAGTCTGGGATGGCCAACATCAGAGCATTACTTAACAAAGTCTTCAATACATCAAAGGCTACCTGCTGGTTCTTGGTCCATTTGAAAGGCTTCCCCTTCCAGTGcagcagatttaaaggcatttttgGTACTGATGAAGGTGTTCCAGATGTTCAGGGAAATATCTACTGTAGGCCaccatgtcatccagataattgtaCATGAATTGGAACTTAATGTCACCCAGCACAAAACCGAAGAGCCCAAACAAATAAGCTGTCCTCATTGACAATCCGAAGGGCACCTGATTAAACTTGTATAAGTTGCAATCCATCGTAAATGCTGTAGCTGCCTTGGATTCCTCTGCCAAGGGAATTTGGTAATAAGCTTGGTTCACATCGAGCGCAGTGAAATAACGAGCCCCACTGATGCAATGATGTAAATCTGGAAGGGGTACGGATGCCTGAACCACCTCACAATTCAAAGCTAGGTAATCATCTACTGCCATATACCCTCCATCATTGCCCATTGCCACTGAGAAAATTGGAGAGGCAGAGGGAGATTTAGAACTGCATAACTCCTTCACTCAGCAAGTTTATGCTACCAGATGCAATGCCTTTATTGTAGGGGGTAACAGCCTGTGAGGGGTTGTCTAATGTCATCTTATCTGACAGCTGGATATGACATTCAATTTTGTTAGTTACAGCTAACCTATCTGACAAAACATCTGGCAACTTTTGTTCCTGGACAAGTGAGCCCACTGAACCCACCATGATCACTTTCTACCAAATAAACGCCTGAGAAATTAGTGTGCCAGCACAAACAGAACCTTACAgatgaataaaacttaaaacagaaAACCCTCATGAATAATCCAAAACCAACCCAGTCTTCTTCAAGAAATCACATCCTAAGAGC
Protein-coding sequences here:
- the LOC126335348 gene encoding uncharacterized protein LOC126335348; translation: MAHSNAVLRLSAVLLLVTAIVRPGDGLQCYKCTSDSDPKCETNPQETENCDDLPDFSKITGGLLEVKPACLKAVVQDNEHGGRQIVVRSCIVDTSLMKTCDIAGKMNLPSNAEVTFCDSCPNDLCNNGNHLAVSFLTLLLPCIITLILSPIH